In Nitrosopumilus sp., the genomic stretch GAAGATGCAGCAATGAAATACAGAACTAAATAGAAGAATTACAAGAAGAATTAATACAAATTCTATCCTCAGATGAACCAAGATAGATATCTTGATCACATGCATTACAATGGATTTTTTCAAGTGGATCAAATAGTTTCAAATACATCGTAGTGAAATTCTGTCCTATGTTTCTGACAAGGCCTGAATTACAAATTTCGGTAAAAAATAATTCAACATCATCAATAACCCAAGATGGATTAATATCACCATTTTTTTTAAGGATTTCAAAAACATCATCATTTGTAAAGTTAATATCAACATCATTGAATTTTTCAAAGATTATTTTGCGTATCTGAAGTGCAATTGGAGTCGTAGGAGTAAAATCACTCATACTAGTACAGATTTGCTGCCTCTTCTTTTAGTGTGTTCAAATCTTGAGTATTTTCAAGATGCTCTCCAATGTAGGTGTAAAGAGCAGATTTGAGTACTTTGAGAGAAAGCAAAGCACATTTTATTCGAACTGCCTGAAGATGCTCAAGACCTAGCTCACCTAACACATCATTCTTTTCAATGGCTCTTACCTCATCAAGAGTCTTACCTTTCGTAATTTCTGTTAAAACAGAAGAACATGCCATGCAAATTGCACATCCTCTTCCATGAAATTTAATATCTGTGACTTTGTTATCATCAATTTTCATATCAATATCAATACTATCACCACATAATGGATTTGAGTCGTGGAAAGTTACATCGTGATCCTCTATCTTTCCATAATTCACAGGATTTCTAGAATAATCAACAATCATTTCATGATAAATGTCCGCATTACTGCTCATAATTTAAACACCTTTGCCACAATATTTAATGAATTTACTAGAATATCAATGTCTTCTTTAGTATTATAAATGTAAAAACTAGCTCTGGATGTTGCAGCAACATTTAGTCTTTCCATCAGTACCTGAGCACAATGATGACCAGATCTAACAGCAATTCCTTCTTCATCAATAATCTGAGCTACATCATGTGGGTGAACATCTGCAAAATTAAACGAGATTACACCACCACGTTTTGAGATATCTTTTGTTCCATAGATATGCAGGCCCTTAACTTGAGACAACTTTTCAATAGCATATTTTGTTAATTCAACTTCATGTTCTCGTACATTATCCATCCCAATCTTTGTAAGATAGTCAATTGCAGCACCAAATCCTATCACATCTGCAATGTTTGGAGTGCCTGCTTCAAATTTGTATGGTAAATCATTCCATGTCGTCTCATATTTGTGAACTTCTCGAATCATGTCACCGCCACCATGGAAAGGCACCATAGTTTCTAATACAGATTTTTTAGCCCACAAAACACCAATTCCAGTTGGTCCTAGCATTTTATGTCCAGAAAATGCAAAAAAATCACATCCTAATTTTTCAATATCAACTTTCATGTGAGGTACTGCCTGAGCCCCATCAATGAGAGTGAGAACACCTGCTGTCTTGCAACGCTCAATAATCTTTTGTGCGTCAGTTATAGTACCAAGAACATTGGACATTAAACTAAATGTTACGAGTTTAACCTTTCCAGTTGCCAGAAATTTATCAAGATCATCTAAAATTAACTCACCATTATCATCCATTCTAATGTATTCTATTTTAGCATGTTTCTCTTGAGTAAGAAGCTGCCAAGGCACAATGTTACTATGATGTTCATATTCAGTAGTAACAATAATGTCATCTGTATGGACATTAGGTCTGCCCCATGCATACGCAACCAAGTTAATTGCTTCAGTAGTGCCCCTAACAAAAATAATTTCTTGACGATCTTTTACATTAATGAAATTTGCAATTTTATCCCGAGTTAACTCATATGCTTCAGTTGATTCTTCAGCAAGGGCATAAACTGCACGGTGAATGTTTGCATTATGATTTTGATAGTAATCAGTAATTGCTTCAATTACTTGATTTGGTTTTTGAGTAGTAGAAGCATTATCAAGATAAACAAGAGGTTTATTGTCTCTAACAACTCTTTTCAGAATTGGAAAATCTTTTCTCAAATTCTCAAATAATGATTCTGTGCTTTGCAATTTTTAAACCTCCACGTAAATTTCGTTGTCGTCTATTTTAGTATTGTATACAATAAGAGGAATTTCTGCAGGAAGATTTTGTGGTTTACCATCCTCCAAATTAAAAACAGATAGATGTAATGGGCATCGTACACCCTCTTCACTTAGGAATCCAGTAGAAAGATCAGCATCAGCATGAGTGCAAATTAAATCAGTAGCATGAATCTTTCCTTTAAGATTTGCTAGAAGAATTTTCTTTGTACCATGGACAAATCCAAAAAGTTGGCCCTCTTTTACTTGGTCCATCGTACAAGCTTTAATCCATTCAGACAAAATTATCACCGATACTTGTAGTGTTGCTCAATTTCAGAATCTTCGTTGTAACGTGTTTCTTCAATTTCAACAAACTTTGCTAATTCTGCATCAGTATTAATTGTGAGTTCTCTGTTTTCCCATTTTGATTCAATAAGATATGCAATCCAGGCTCTTACTTGAAATGACATTTTTCTTGAGAGAGGTTCCAAAAATCCTTCAATAATTGTTCGTTCAGCTTCTTCATGACTGAGACATCTAGTTTTAAGATAAAAAATTTGTTCTTCATCAATTTGTGCAACAGATGCAGAGTGAGTTGCCTTTACATCATTAGTAAAAATTTCTAAACCAGGAATAGCATCAGATTTTGCATCTTTATCAAGTAGGATTGAACGACCAGACAAAAAGGAATTTGATTTTGAGGCATTTTCTTTAATTCGGATCATTCCTTTGAAGAGAGATTTGGATTTATTTCTAAGAATTGATTTTTCAACAACTCTTGCTTCAGTAGAAGGACTCTCATGATTTACATTAGTTTGAATGTCAAAAGATTGTTCATTATTTCCAAAGATTACCTCAGAATCATTAGACGATGCACCAGTACCATTAAGGTAGTATTCAATTTTATATCTAGATAGCATGGAACCAAAAAGTCCAGAATACCAATTGACTTTGGCATCTTGTGCCAAGTCTGTTCGTCTTGTAGAGAAAGTTATAGCATGTTGATCCATCATTTGCAGAGTAGTGATATCCAATTGAGCATTTGCTGCAAGATTAGTATTTAATAATTCAAGATATGCTTGTTGTGCTTCAATATGTGGTGAGTATAGTTCTTGGACAATTGCAGCTTTGCTACTTTCGTCTGCAAATATTATGTTTCTTGAAATTACAGAATGGCCGTCATCAGATAGACAAGTCAAAAAGTAGATGGGTTTATCTAATATCAAATTACGTGGAATATGGATAAAAATACCTGAATTAAAGGCAGCATTGTTTAACGCTGTGAATTTATCATCTTTTGAATTTGATGCATCTAGTGATTTTTTTACAAGTTCAGAATTATTTTTAATTGCATCAGATATTGAAGAAATTACAAGCCCCTTGGATTTTAAATCCTCAGGCACATGTATTCTGTGAATGTTTGTTCCAATTTGAATAATACATATTTCATTTCGTAATTCACCTAGTCTTTTTTTAAGAAAATCTGGAATTGTTTCTGTTGTTGATAATGAAAGTGATACTTTTTCTGGATCCATTTTTTTTGCATCAGTGTATTTGTTGTAAAGTGGAGACATTTCAATTGGTAAACTACCATAAACAGATAAAGAGTTCTTTCTGTGAACTTTGAGCCAGTCAGGTTCATTTCTTGACGAAGAAATCTTATCAATGTGAGTTGTACTAAGTTTTGAGAGAATTTCTTGAGACATGATTAATCAAAATAAAGTTGTGGAGTTTATCCCACAGAGTCATCCATCTCTAATTTGATGAGTCGATTAAGCTCAACAGCATACTCCATTGGTAATTCTTTTGTAAATGGCTCCATGAACCCATTAACAATTAGGGATAGTGCTTCTTCTTCATTGAATCCCCTAGTCATCAGATAGAAAATTTGTTCATCGCCAATTTTTCCAACTGTTGCCTCGTGAGTAATTGTTGCATCTTCCTGATTAATTTCCATGTATGGGTAAGTATCAGTTTTTGATGTATCATCTAAGAGTAAAGCATCACATCTCACAGTAGATTTTACGTTTGTAGCACCTTTTGCCACGTGTAGCATTCCTCTATAAGTGGAACGCCCATCCAATCTACTTACCGACTTTGATGTGACTTTAGAAGTTGTGTTTGGTGCAAGATGAACCATCTTTGCTCCTGTATCCTGATGTTGTCCTTTACCAGCAAAAGCAATAGAAAGCGTTTCACCATAGGCTCGCTCACCCATAAGATAAACCCCAGGATATTTCATAGTTAGTTTACTTCCAATGTTTCCATCAATCCATTCTACTGTTGCACCTTCATATGCATAAGCACGTTTTGTTACAAGATTGTAGACATCATTACTCCAGTTCTGAATTGTAGTGTATCTTAATTTTGCATCTTTAAGTGCAACAAGTTCTACAACTGCAGAGTGGAGAGATTCTGAAGAATAGACAGGAGCAGTACATCCTTCAATGTAATGAACTTCTGCACCTTCATCTACGATGATCAAGGTTCTTTCAAATTGACCTATATTTTCAGCATTAATTCTAAAGTATGCTTGAAGGGGCATGTCAACTTTGACGCCAGGTGGAACATAGATGAATGAGCCACCACTCCAAACTGCACTGTTAAGTGCTGCAAATTTGTTATCCTCTGGAGGAATGATTTTACCAAAGTATTTTTTGAATAGTTCTGGATGTTCGTTTAGTGCTGCATCAGTGTCTAAAAAGAGAACACCTTGTTTTGCCAAGTCTTCTCTAAGACTATGATATACAACTTCAGACTCGTATTGTGCACCAACTCCTGCCAAAAATTTTTTTTCGGCCTCAGGAATTCCTAATTTATCAAAAGTGTTTTTGACATTTTCTGGAACATCATCCCAATTTTTTTCTACTTTATCAGATGCTTTTGCATAGTAGTAGATGTTTTGAAAATCAATAACACTAAGATCACCGCCCCATGTAGGCATTGGTTTTTGCATAAAAATTTCATAAGAACGTAATCTAAAGTCAAGCATCCATTGTGGCTCATTTTTCATCTTGCTGATGCTAATTACAGTTTCCTTAGACAGGCCTTTCTTGCTAAGATGAACATATAGTTCAGTTGAGTCTTTAAAATCATATTTTGAATAATCCATATCCAAATTTTCAGTTGTCATGCATATCATAACCCCGTTATATTATAAATACATGAGGAAAAATAGGCATAGCTAAATAGGTTTAGCTAAGATTTAAAATTAAGATAAAGAGATCGCCATGAGAATATAATCTCCAAATATATCAAACATGTATTAAAGGAGATTACAACAATACGAATTTCAAAAGATACTCATAAACAGGGTATCAAGATTATAGGCCAGATTCAAGCAGGAACTAGAGTTTATAATATTTGATAATTTATTTCAACAAAGGGAGGTAATTACAAGAAGAAATAAAGAATTACACATTAAACAATTTTTAAAAGATGTCACCATGGTATAAAAGAGATATCCATATTGAAGTATAGTTCTTTTTAATATTATACAGAATTATTCCAGAAGGTTTAGTTATTTTATTTGAATATTGTAATTGTGGAATGTCTAATCTTTATGTTCGGATCAGGTTAAAATTGAATAGTTTTATTCTTAAAAAACCAATTTCCCCAAATGAGAGGAGTTAGCAAATAGAAATTCTTAACTTTAAGAAATAAAAAATAAAATTGGGTTAAACTCATCATCTTCACTATTTTGGAAAATAAGAAAAAAAATTAAAATCATGTTATTATGTTACTCTGATAATTCAAAAAAATAATTTTAAAAAGTAGATTATTATCAATGGTACATCACAAGCGATAATATATGATTAAACAATTCTCATATACACACACTGTAAACTCTTGTCTAGTACAAATCCGTGTAAAAAGTATTCAACAACTATGAAGTGATTTCAAATATTATCATCAAACTAGAAGAAGTGTATAGTAATGAAAAGTGATTGGTTAAATATAGAAATGGTCAAAGGCAACATTTAGAGCATCAGTGAAGTGTTAAACATGCAAATATACTCATCCCATAGTTCTTTTCAAACAATTATATCTCAACATCAATCGAGATGCATGTATGATTAAGGGACTTGTAGCATCAATGAGTCTTACATTGATCTTAGTTTTTGGGTTACTCTTTGCATTACTTGCTGGTTTGAGTTATTATTTTAATCTTGGAATAATTGCTACTGTAGGAATGGCAGTAGGTTTGGGTCTGATCCAATGGGCCATAGGACCATCAATAGTAAGATGGAGTACAAACATGAGTCCATTAAATAAGGAAGAATTTCCATGGATTGAAGAAACAACTCATGGAATATGCAATAAGAATAATGTTAAGATTCCAAAAATTACAATAGCAAACACTAGCATGCCCAATGCATTTGTGTTTGGCAGGACAAGTAAATCTGCAACGCTAACTCTAACTCGTGGATTACTTGACACATTAACAAAAGACGAAGTAAAAGGAGTAATCGCACATGAAATTGGTCACATAAAACACAATGACATGGTTGTAATGACGATAATTTCAGTGATTCCAACTATTGCATATTTTATTGCATTATCCACTATGTTTGGAGGGAGAGGTAGAAACCAAGGAGGGTCCACAGTCATAATAGGGATTGGTGCATTTGTAGTATATTTTATTACAAATCTTTTGATACTCTACTTTTCACGCCTCAGAGAATTTTATGCAGATAATTTTGCAGGACAACAAGTAAAACCAACCATACTTGCCAATGCACTAGCAAAGATTACCTATGGTCTAAGCTTGCAAAAACAAGAAGCAAGAAATTCTACACTTCGTTCATTTTATGCAGTTGACCCTATTTCATCAAGTTATGAGGTTACAAAATTTGCCTCGTATTACAAGGATCAGCATGTTTCAGAAGATGAGGTAAAAAAGGCCATGGATTGGGAACGAAATAGTAGTTTCAGTAAGTTTGGGGAGATTTTTAGAACACATCCATTAACTTACAAGCGAATTAACAAATTATATCAAATGGAAAAAGAATTATCTTAAAATCAAAAAGTGGATCTTGTAGTAATATCAAAGAGAATAAAACTAAAAGGAGTGAAAAAATTACTAACTATAGATAGTGTTTCAAGGAAAATAGTTGAAAATACATAATATTCTATATTTCAGATGTATGTTGAAAAATTATGATTTTAAATTAGATAGGCATAATCAATATCCAGAGTTGTATTAATGACATTCGGATAATTCTTTCAGTAGATCATTCTGGTCAGAGATTAATAATTGATATTCTGTATAATTTACAGTAATACTTCCAAATACCAAACCATTAGTAGCTAGTATTTCATAGTGTTTATCATGCAACATCATTAAATAAAAATAGACTTAAAATCCTAAGTATAACATAAATCACAGAATTATATAATCCAAATATAGGATATAATACATATTAAAAATCATGTCCAAAATATTCAAAAATATAGCAGTTGCAATTATTACTCCAACACATACCAAAAAATCATTTAATATTGGACTAGAATTAGCTAAAAAGTTTGATTCTAATTTTACCGTCATTGAATGCATGTACAAGATTCAACCAAAACTTTATTTTTTTGAGACAAAATCAGATAAAAAAAGAGCTCAACAACAGATTTCTAAACTAAAAGTAGAATTAGAAAATTGGAAAAAAATTGCTTTAGCAGAAGGGATTCATGCCAAAACAAAATTTGCTTTAACTGACTCTATTGCACATTGGGTAATTGGTTATGTAAAGGATAACAAAATTGATCTGTTAATTGTAGATTATCCTAAACTATCTATGGTAGAAATGACACTTTATGACGACATAATAAACACAATTCACCATGAATCTCATTGTCATCTTTTTACCACAAAGTAATAACAAATCATCTCCAATTCAATTAAAAAAACACCTCAAAGAATATGAGATATTATAGGTTTTAATTATTTTTGGAAATAATTAGATTATCAGTATCAGACGGGTATAAGACAACATAGATTATTCCTGTACTGTTTTAGAGGAGTAGATGAAAAAGAGTTTTTGGAAAAGAGGTTTATGAAACATGTCTAAACCCAATTTAACATATTTAGATCCTTGAAAAATTTTTCACAATATAATTAAACTCTAGAATCACCAGATAAAGTACTCTTCATTGCATCAAAAGCACCTGCAACAGTATGAACTTCAGCAACAGTGTTTTTAACTTTGAATTTTTTTAATTCATCTGAGGTAAAAGGTCCAATAGACACTACAGATAATTTTCCAAGATCATCTAGCAGTGTCTGTTCATTATAATCTTTTGACATTATATCAAAAAATCCTCTAACAGATGATGCACTGGTAAAAACAATACCATCCACTTTATTTTGAGAAAATAATTGACGGAATTCATTCCATTGAGTGGTATCTCTAAATGCACATACATCATACAAATGAATCTCCAATACATCAATTCCAATCTTGTTAAGTAGTTCTTTTAGAAAAGGAGTTGATGCACCACTACGCGGAACAATTACCTTTTTTCCAACAGCATGAATTTGCGTAAATTCTTCACCAACTCCAACTGATGAATATATAGTAGGTTGATAGTTTACTTTAATTCCTTCATTTTCAAGTGCAATTGTAGTTTTTGGTCCAACAGACATCACCATTGTATTTGCAACAGCAAGTTGCAATTCCCCCAGTTTCCCAACCTGTTTTGCAGTGTCAAACAATAATTTTACTGCCTTTGAACTCATAAAAACAGAATAATCAGGAGAGTATTTGGAAACAGATTCTAAAAACTCATCAACAATTTTCTCACCCTTGCTAACAAGCTCAATTGTCGGTAAAGGTATAGGAATTGCATTATTTTGCTCTACAAGAGAGATAAATTCAGTAGCATCATCTTTTGAGCGAGTAATTGCTATAGTTTTTCCTTCAAGCATCATTTCCACCCAATAGTTTCTGATAAATCAACGACCTTGCCAATAATTATGTTAGTTGGAGGAGTGATTTTATTTTCCTTAATTTTTTTTGCAATGTTGGTAACAGTTCCTTTAATCATTTTTTGTTTAGGAGTAGTACCATTTTGAATAACAGCCACTGGTGTTGTTTTGTCCATACCTCCAGCAATCAGTTGTTTACAAATAATATCAATTCTAGATAATCCCATCATGACTACAATGGTGTCAACTGACTTCGCAAGATTTTTCCATTTAACAATCTCTTTTTTCTTTTCTGGATCTTCATGTCCTGTAACAAAAACTACAGAAGATGCATATTTTCTATGAGTTAGAGGGATTCCAGCGTATGTGGCAGATCCAATACCCGAAGTAATTCCAGGAACAATTTCATATTTGATTTTATTTGCCTTTAGAAATTCTGCCTCTTCTCCACCGCGTCCAAATATCATTGGATCGCCTCCCTTTAGTCGAACCACCTTTTTTTTGGATTTAGCATACTCTACCATTAAATCATTAGTTGTGTTTTGATGAGTTGTGTCATCTCCTACTGCCCTTCCCACATAGATTTTTTCTGCAGATTTAGGAATCATTGATATTATTTTTTTACTAACCAATCGATCAAATAACACAACATCTGCTTTTTCGAGTAATTCAACTGCACGTAATGTAATTAATTTACCATCTCCAGGTCCAGCCCCTACAAGATACACTTTTCCAGTCAAGTCTTATTCCATTCCTCCACTTTTTCCCTCCAATTTAATGCAAGATCATTTACACCCTTCTCACGGAGCTCTGTACCAACACGCTTACCAAGAGATGCAGGATCCTCTTTTGCTCCGATTTTGGTTACTTGTATTGATTGCTTACCATCAACAGAAAAAGCAGTCACAGTCAACATCATTTCAGAACCATTTGATTTTGCATATGCACCTAGTGGGAATCGGCATCCAGAATCAACATAGTCTGATAGTGCTCGTTCTGCTTCAATTTCAAATCTAGAGTCAGCATCTTCGATTTTTCTAAGCATTGAAATTGTTTCAGTATCATCAGATCTTGCAACAATCGCAATTGCTCCCTGACCAGGAGAAGGCGAAAAATCATCAACAGGTAAAGCAGTAAATTTAACATCAACACCTAATCTAGATATCCCGGCTTGAGCAAGTACTATCGCATCATATTTTTCACCAAAAGCTTTTTTGATTCTTGTCTCAATGTTTCCTCGAATCGGTTTAACTACAACATCAGGTCTTTTCCTTGAAACTTGAACTGCACGACGTAACGAACTTGTTCCAATTACTGCACCAGATTTGATGTTTTCCAGAGTTGAGCCATCAAAAGATATGAAAACATCATTTACTACTTCACGCTTTGGGATTGATGCGATGATCAAATTATCATCTAATTCAGAAGGTACATCTTTGAGACTATGCACTGCAAAATCTATTTCCTTGAGTGCAACTGCTCTATCAATTTCTTTCTCAAAGATTCCTTTTTGATCAATTGTAAACAGAGGTCTAGAATCAGTATCACCTTTTGTAATTATCGGCTTAATTTCATATTCAGAATTAGGATTTACTTTTTTTAGTTCTGTTATTACCCAGTTTGTTTGGGCCAATGATAAACCACTGTTTCTAGCTCCTACAACATACTTCAATGCTTCACCGATTTTAATGCAACATAATATGCGTCAAGTGTTTTGTTTAGATCATTTTTAGTGTGAGCATCAGATAAAAAGACTACTTCAAACTGAGATGGGGCTATGAATATTCCATTTTTTAATAGAGTGTAAAACATTTTTTTGAATTTCTTTGAATCAGCATTTTTGGATGTAGTATAGTCAACTACAGGTTTGGCGGTAAAAAAAATCTGAAGCATTGATGATGTAAAGTTGATTTGGTGAGGAATATTCATATCAGTTGCCATATCATCTAATGCATTAGAAAATAAAAAATTAAATTTTTCAAGTTTGGAATATAGTTTGTTTTTGAGTTTGTTTATTGTTTTGATGGAACTAATTGCAGCACTAACTGATATTGGATTACCTGCAAATGTACTTGCCTGATAGACCTTTCCATTAGGAGAAAGCAAGTCCATGATCTCTTTTCGTCCACCCACAGCAGATATAGTAAATCCATTACTCAGAGCTTTGGCTATTGTGGTAATGTCAGGTTTAATTCCAAAATGTTCTTGTGCCCCACCAGGAGCCACTCTAAATCCTGTAACTACCTCATCGAAGATCAATGGGATATTGTTTTGTTCAGTAATTTTTCTCAGATCATATAGAAAATTCTTTTCAGGTAAGATCAACCCCATATTAGCTAAAATTGGCTCTACTATTACTCCTGCAATATCTTTATTTTTTTGAATAGTCTTCTCAAGATCCTCAATGTTGTTATATTGAACAACCAAAGTATTTTTTGAAACTTCATCTAATCCTCCATCAGATATTGAAATTCCATTATGAACAGAACCAGATCCTGCTTTTACTAAAACAGAATCATGTGCACCATGATAACATCCTTCAAATTTAATTATTTTTTTCTTTTTAGTAAAACCACGAGCTAATCTAATTGCAGTCATTGTAGCCTCGCCTCCAGTATTCATCAACCTCACTTTATCAATTGACGGAAAATTTTTTATGATTAGTTCCGATAATTCAATTTCAGCTTCTGTGGGGGTACAATAAAGAGTTCCCTTTGAGAGCTGATTAGATACGGCATTTATGATCTCCTTTCGTCTATGTCCTAAAAGCAACGCACCATACCCATTACAGAAATCAATGTAACGATTGTTGTCTACATCCCAAATGTGTGCACCGTTTGCTTTTTTTGTAAAAAACGGATATGGTTCAAAATATCTTACAGGACTATTAACTCCTGAAGGGATTATTTTTTTAGCAATATTGAATAATTTTTTGGAGTTAGACAACATTTAAGGATGATTTAGGTCATTATTATTCGTAATTTAAGGCCCTTTGTGCTTGAAACTTCTTACGAAATAGAAATGCTACAATTATAGTTCCAATATAGGGTGCACTCCAATAGATCCAAAGATTCTCAAAAGTCCCAGACAATAAGGCAGGTGCAAGTGCCCTAGCAGGATTCATTGAGGCCCCAGAGATAAAAGCCAGAAATAATATATCTAATCCAACTATTCCACCAATTGCAATTCCACTAAATCCTTTCAAGCCTTTTGTATACACAACATAAAAAATCACCCCCATCAACATTGCAGATGCAAATACCTCAATTGGGAAGATCAAGAATATTGAGAAATCATAGTTTGGTGCATTTACTCCAAGATTTGCTTTTCGTCCTATAACTGTCATTACAAAAAGAGAACCCAATATCGCACCGATGATTTCAGCTGTAAAATAATATAAGATTTGAATTTTTGTTATATGTCCAGTAATAAAATATCCAACTGTAACTGCAGGATTGAAATGTGCTAAAGATATCTTTCCAAAAGAATACACACCAATCAATAATGCAATAAATGGAGCTAATGCTGCAAATGGAATTCCCAGACTACCATCAAACGATTCAGCATCATATACAATTGAACCGGTAGCAAAAACTACAAGAATGAATGTTCCAATTAATTCAACAATAAAAATTTGTAAATTAGAATAGGTCAATATATCATCCCTTAAGTGATTGGATTAGATTGATTACTTCACATTTTATTTGATCACTGATTTTTCGCACATAATTCAAGGGTTTTTCTTTTGGATCTAAAATATTCCAATCAAAAACATCTTTGACAAATAACGCTGGCCAGAAATTTTTATTCATCAATCTATATTGATCCTCTTGGAGGAACTCTTAATCATATTGTTAGACAGTGGTTTTGGTTTGTGATCATTCATATCAATCCCAATTTCATTCATCACTTGACTGACCATATGATTTAGTTGGGTTGAAGTAATTGTTCTAGCACTTACAGCATAAGATTTATCAGGAGCATATTTTTTAGAAAATGCCTCAGCCATCTGGCTTTTACCAACAGTTTCTACGCACACAAGCAGTACATTCTTAATATTATTCACATAATCATATAAATATTAGTTTATATAAATTTTAATTGATATGAATGGAGTCAATCTTTTAAAATGTATTTGTGATGAAACAAGATTTGAGATTTTAGAGTTACTCCAAGAAAATAAAGAATTGTGTGTCAATGATTTTGTTAAAAAACTAGAGAAAGGTCAACCACTAATATCACATCATCTAAAGACATTAAAAAAATGTGGAATTGTAAAATCAAGAGATGTGGGAAAAAAGGCGATATATATGATTTCAAGTAAGCAATTGTCAGAACTAATCTCAAACATTACAAAAACAAGTAAAAAAATTCCTGTTTTATGCGCAGATGGTAAGTATTGTTAAAATTTTTCAGTTCTAACAACACTGACATCACTTGCATAAAGCACTATAGCAAAATTTGCAAATAAAGTTCTTGATACTTCTTCAACTACATCAGATAGTTTTTCTTCTCTCATAATCACTTCAACTTTGACATTCTTTTCATTTTTGAATCCTTGACCACGAATTCCACGTGCGCCATTTCCATCAACTTCATAAGTTGTATATCCAGTTATCTCGTGTTTTTTTAAAATCTCAATAACATTTTTTTGTGCAAGAATTTCACAAGTTATGGTAAGTAATTTTACATTGTATAGTTTC encodes the following:
- a CDS encoding uroporphyrinogen-III synthase, translating into MLEGKTIAITRSKDDATEFISLVEQNNAIPIPLPTIELVSKGEKIVDEFLESVSKYSPDYSVFMSSKAVKLLFDTAKQVGKLGELQLAVANTMVMSVGPKTTIALENEGIKVNYQPTIYSSVGVGEEFTQIHAVGKKVIVPRSGASTPFLKELLNKIGIDVLEIHLYDVCAFRDTTQWNEFRQLFSQNKVDGIVFTSASSVRGFFDIMSKDYNEQTLLDDLGKLSVVSIGPFTSDELKKFKVKNTVAEVHTVAGAFDAMKSTLSGDSRV
- the cobA gene encoding uroporphyrinogen-III C-methyltransferase, encoding MTGKVYLVGAGPGDGKLITLRAVELLEKADVVLFDRLVSKKIISMIPKSAEKIYVGRAVGDDTTHQNTTNDLMVEYAKSKKKVVRLKGGDPMIFGRGGEEAEFLKANKIKYEIVPGITSGIGSATYAGIPLTHRKYASSVVFVTGHEDPEKKKEIVKWKNLAKSVDTIVVMMGLSRIDIICKQLIAGGMDKTTPVAVIQNGTTPKQKMIKGTVTNIAKKIKENKITPPTNIIIGKVVDLSETIGWK
- the hemC gene encoding hydroxymethylbilane synthase, producing the protein MKYVVGARNSGLSLAQTNWVITELKKVNPNSEYEIKPIITKGDTDSRPLFTIDQKGIFEKEIDRAVALKEIDFAVHSLKDVPSELDDNLIIASIPKREVVNDVFISFDGSTLENIKSGAVIGTSSLRRAVQVSRKRPDVVVKPIRGNIETRIKKAFGEKYDAIVLAQAGISRLGVDVKFTALPVDDFSPSPGQGAIAIVARSDDTETISMLRKIEDADSRFEIEAERALSDYVDSGCRFPLGAYAKSNGSEMMLTVTAFSVDGKQSIQVTKIGAKEDPASLGKRVGTELREKGVNDLALNWREKVEEWNKT
- the hemL gene encoding glutamate-1-semialdehyde 2,1-aminomutase; translated protein: MLSNSKKLFNIAKKIIPSGVNSPVRYFEPYPFFTKKANGAHIWDVDNNRYIDFCNGYGALLLGHRRKEIINAVSNQLSKGTLYCTPTEAEIELSELIIKNFPSIDKVRLMNTGGEATMTAIRLARGFTKKKKIIKFEGCYHGAHDSVLVKAGSGSVHNGISISDGGLDEVSKNTLVVQYNNIEDLEKTIQKNKDIAGVIVEPILANMGLILPEKNFLYDLRKITEQNNIPLIFDEVVTGFRVAPGGAQEHFGIKPDITTIAKALSNGFTISAVGGRKEIMDLLSPNGKVYQASTFAGNPISVSAAISSIKTINKLKNKLYSKLEKFNFLFSNALDDMATDMNIPHQINFTSSMLQIFFTAKPVVDYTTSKNADSKKFKKMFYTLLKNGIFIAPSQFEVVFLSDAHTKNDLNKTLDAYYVALKSVKH
- a CDS encoding aquaporin; this encodes MTYSNLQIFIVELIGTFILVVFATGSIVYDAESFDGSLGIPFAALAPFIALLIGVYSFGKISLAHFNPAVTVGYFITGHITKIQILYYFTAEIIGAILGSLFVMTVIGRKANLGVNAPNYDFSIFLIFPIEVFASAMLMGVIFYVVYTKGLKGFSGIAIGGIVGLDILFLAFISGASMNPARALAPALLSGTFENLWIYWSAPYIGTIIVAFLFRKKFQAQRALNYE
- a CDS encoding metalloregulator ArsR/SmtB family transcription factor: MNGVNLLKCICDETRFEILELLQENKELCVNDFVKKLEKGQPLISHHLKTLKKCGIVKSRDVGKKAIYMISSKQLSELISNITKTSKKIPVLCADGKYC